In one window of Drosophila mauritiana strain mau12 chromosome X, ASM438214v1, whole genome shotgun sequence DNA:
- the LOC117146779 gene encoding programmed cell death protein 4: MDVESNNKRATNGGRQFTPPSDSDSKESSVERELNGEIEAVELNGSGSGGHSNGHVKKLLAVEDGRIKRKAKRLIQRQNSGSGGSANQTNGNGAAVAGGASVTALGINRIMPSPGGYVVPHRRWKNSRRSRTLNRGRGLPKKGGGGGKGVWGLPGSEALAEVYEDENDPNYDSECNDRNVELREVITEITPEEFFKLAEPIVLEYYEHGDPHEVALSFDEILQAPMREHVTSILVEIAMDHKDSQREMTSVLISDLYGRVITGKDIEKGFNMLLANLPDLVLDTPEAPIMLGNFMARAVADDCIPPKFVAKTGEELRRLGLGEHAEQALRRADSLIYKHVWAHLDNVWGMGGPLRPVKTITMQMELLLKEYLSSRDVAEAQRCLRALEVPHYHHELVYEAIVMTLESLSQTTEEAMCELLKQLDLTCLVLPAGMEQGFLRAFDDMADIVLDVPLAYIILDRFVERCNRAGFLTDKIINNVPSRGRKRFVSEGDGGHVKPTTFTMRD; encoded by the exons ATGGACGTGGAATCGAATAACAAACGCGCCACCAACGGCGGCCGTCAGTTCACCCCACCGTCGGACTCCGATTCCAAGGAGAGTTCCGTCGAGCGTGAGCTGAACGGAGAGATCGAGGCGGTGGAGCTAAATGGGAGTGGCAGTGGCGGCCACTCGAACGGGCATGTTAAGAAGCTGCTGGCTGTCGAGGATGGCAGGATTAAGCGTAAGGCCAAGCGGCTCATCCAAAGACAGAATAGTGGTTCCGGCGGCAGTGCCAATCAAACCAATGGCAATGGAGCTGCTGTCGCTGGTGGAGCAAGTGTAACGGCGCTGGGAATCAACAGAATTATGCCGTCGCCCGGTGGCTATGTGGTGCCACATCGACGCTGGAAGAACAGCCGACGTTCGCGAACCCTGAATCGTGGTCGCGGACTACCCAAAAagggtggtggtggcggcaaGGGCGTCTGGGGATTGCCCGGTTCCGAGGCTCTGGCCGAGGTCTATGAGGACGAGAATGATCCTAACTACGATAGTGAGTGCAACGATCGTAATGTGGAGCTGCGCGAGGTGATCACTGAGATAACACCCGAGGAGTTCTTTAAGCTGGCGGAGCCCATTGTCTTGGAGTACTACGAGCACGGGGATCCGCACGAGGTGGCACTGAGCTTTGATGAGATACTGCAGGCTCCGATGCGCGAGCACGTCACCAGCATTCTCGTGGAGATCGCCATGGATCACAAGGATTCGCAGCGTGAGATGACCTCGGTGCTGATCTCCGATCTCTATGGACGCGTTATTACCGGCAAGGATATTGAGAAGGGCTTCAACatgctgttggccaatctgcCGGATCTCGTCCTGGACACTCCAGAGGCGCCAATCATGCTCGGCAACTTTATGGCCCGCGCCGTGGCCGATGACTGCATTCCGCCCAAGTTTGTGGCCAAGACGGGTGAGGAGCTAAGACGTTTGGGACTGGGCGAACATGCCGAACAGGCCCTCCGCCGTGCTGACTCGCTTATCTACAAGCATGTGTGGGCCCATTTGGACAATGTCTGGGGCATGGGTGGCCCACTGCGTCCCGTGAAGACGATCACCATGCAGATGGAGCTGCTGCTCAAGGAGTACTTATCCTCGCGCGACGTGGCCGAGGCACAGCGCTGCCTGCGTGCCCTCGAGGTGCCACACTATCATCACGAGCTCGTCTACGAGGCGATTGTCATGACACTGGAGTCACTTAGCCAGACCACCGAGGAGGCCATGTGCGAGCTGCTCAAGCAGCTAGATCTCACCTGCCTGGTGCTGCCCGCGGGCATGGAGCAG GGTTTCTTGCGCGCCTTCGACGACATGGCCGACATCGTTTTGGATGTGCCCCTGGCCTATATAATACTCGATCGCTTCGTCGAGCGCTGCAATCGCGCCGGATTCCTAACCGACAAGATTATAAACAATGTGCCATCGCG CGGACGCAAGCGTTTCGTTTCGGAGGGAGACGGCGGCCACGTGAAGCCGACTACCTTCACCATGCGTGATTAA